The genomic DNA TTTTCCGGAAGTAAGTTATCATGAAAACACACGTGTTATTATTGTGTCAATGGAAGATATAGAAGTAGGTTTGATCGTCGATGCTGCAAATGATGTAATAGATATTCCGGCAAATTCAATTGAACCCCCTCCTGAAGTAGTCGGGGGCTTGGATGAGGATTACATTAAGGGCGTAGCAAAAATAGATAAAAGATTATTAATTTTGCTTGATCTCGGCCGCGTTTTAAAATCGGATGAAATCACTGTTTCTGCAGGAAATGAAGGGTAGACCCATGCTATTTATCGAAAAAATTACAAGTTTGCACCTCGATATTTTAAAAGAGATCGGCAATATTGGCGCCGGCAATGCGGCAACGGCGTTGTCTACGTTATTAAATAAAAAAATAGAAATGAACGTACCAAATGTTCGAATTGTTTCGTTTGATGAAATGATGGAAATGGCTGGCGGTGCAGAAAATGTAGTTGCCGGTGTTTTTTTAAGAATTGAAGGAGATGCTCCCGGAAGCATGTTTTTTATACTATCATTAAAACAGGCAGCTGCCTTTATTAAGCGAATGATTGGTGATTTGGAATTCACATTTGAGAACCCTCCATATAATGAACTGGCTTTATCGGCACTTCAAGAACTTGGTAATATCCTGTCTGGTTCTTATTTGTCATCATTGTCAGATTTTACAAATCTGTGTCTATATCCTTCCGTGCCTGCCCTTAGCATCGATATGGTAGGAGCCATCATTAGCTGCGGATTAATTGAATTGTCACAAGTCAGTGATTATGCAATTGTTGTTGAAACGGCATTAAATGAAGATGATTTGCTGGCTTCAGACGGTGTGAAAGGCCATTTTTTCCTCTTGCCTGACCCCGACTCCTTTCTTACTATTTTCAAATCATTAGGGGTTGCAGAGGATGACTGAAAATTTGCATGTTGTTAAAGTAGGAATTGCCGATATGAAGATTGTGCGTGCTCCTGGTTTAATCAGGACTTCCGGACTCGGCTCTTGTGTAGGGGTAGTCATTTACGATCAGGTAAAAGAGATTGCTGGATTAGCTCATGTTATGCTTCCTGATTCCTCTCTTGCAAAGGGAGGTTCAATTAATAGAGCAAAATATGCTGATACAGCAGTAAAAGAACTTGTTTCCTTATTAGTAAAAGGCGGTGCTTGTCCCATGGCGTTAAAAGCAAAAATAGCCGGCGGTGCCCAAATGTTTCAATTTACTGCTGTGAACGATCTGATGAGAATCGGACCGAGAAATGTAGAAGCTGTAAAGAAAGAGCTTGCTAAATTAAAAATAAGCGTTGTTGCAGAAGATGTTGGAGGAAATAACGGAAGAACGATAGAATTCAATCCGAAAACTTGTGAATTATCTATCCGTACGGTAAACAAAGGAACCAGCATAATATAGAGTCTGACTCATAAGCAAAGGGTTAGACCACGCCAATACAAAGTGGTAAACGTTTTGAGGAGGATTACCGTGACAAAGGTTTTAACAACCGATGAGCAAATATATTGGGAAAAATGGGTACGGCATCGTGATCCTCATGCTGGAAATCTACTAGTCAAAAAATATATGCCATTAGTAACTTATCATGTGCAGAGAATCTCTGTCAGTCTACCAAAAAGCGTATCAAGAGATGATTTACATAGCCTTGGAATGATCGGCTTGTATGATGCACTTGAAAAATTTGACCCTGAGCGGGAATTAAAGTTTGATACATATGCTTCTTTTCGCATTCGCGGGGCAATTCTTGATGGTTTGCGAAAAGAAGATTGGCTTCCGAGAAGTACTAGAGATAAAGCTAAAAAGATTGAATCGGCAATTGAAAAGCTTCAACAGAGGTACATGAGAAACGCGACAATAGCAGAAATTGCAGCCGAACTGAATATGTCGGAAGATGAAGTCGTTTCAACCATGAATGAACATTTTTTTGCTAATGTTCTTTCAATTGACGAACAACCTATAGAACAAGATGACAAAGACGGGCAATCATTTGTCCTCAAGGATGAAAAAGCAGAAAATCCCGAAGAAAAAATCGTGAAAGATGAGATGCTTTTGGAATTGGCTGAGCTCATTTCCCAACTGAATGAAAAAGAGCAGATCGTTTTAAGTTTGTTTTACAAAGATGAATTAACATTAACTGAAATCGGCCAAGTAATGGGGCTATCTACGTCGAGAATCTCCCAAATACATTCGAGAGCACTTTACAAATTGCGTCAAGCAATGGAAAAAATTATGTAAAACAGCGGCAGAAAACAATCTATTTAAAGGAAAGATGATCGATTACATCGGATAGAGGGATTATATGGCTACTTTTTTCATTATAATAAGTTTGTTGCTTAATCTATTGGCATTTCTTGCAATCATACTTTTATATTTGCGACAGAATCGTTTAAGTCAGATGGAAAAAAAGCAAGAAAAGATGATTCAGGAAATGGAAGAAGTACTATCGTCTTATATGCTTGAAATGAAAGAAGAAAACGAGATATTTATGAAACGGCTAAAGCATTTGGGTCTAAATAAAGAAACTGTTTTAAATACAACAAGCGAGTTGTCAACTACAGATATATCGGATGATCACTCAGATTCAACAAAAACGGAGCGTGCAATTAAAATAGGAAAAATCGCTCCCTTTCTGGCGGTAAAAGCTTATAAGAAGAACGTCAACAATTCTAAATTTCCGATTGAGAAATCAAACTCTCTATTATCGGATGATAAACAGGCAGGCTCCGAAAATGCATCCGCTGGCTCAGAGGATCATTTCCAAGCTCAAAATATGGAATTCGAACAGAAAGACGATGATTTAAAGCTGTTGTTAAATGAAGTTTATTTGCTTCAACAGCAAGGATTTAGCGTTGAAGATATTGCAAAGAAACTGAATAAAGGAAAGACGGAAATCGAACTTTTGCTTAAATTTCATCATCAAAATGAGCAGGAATAACTTGATTGTCATTTTTACTTGTGCTATATTATGACATGGTGTGAATACACACGCTTGCTGATTTAAACGGATGGTGCTGTCAAAGCGACAGTTTCCGTTTAAAAATGATGCGGGCGGAGGAAAACAAAACCATTAGGAGGAAAAATGCATGTCAGTAATTTCTATGAAGCAATTGCTTGAAGCTGGTGTACATTTCGGTCACCAAACTCGCCGTTGGAATCCTAAAATGAAGAAATATATCTTCACTGAACGCAACGGCATTTACATCATCGACCTTCAAAAAACAGTGAAAAAAGTTGAGGAAGCTTATAATTGGGTAAAAGAGCTTGCAGCGAATGGGGGAACCATTCTTTTCGTTGGTACAAAAAAACAAGCTCAAGATTCTGTAAAGGAAGAAGCAGAACGCTGCGGAATGTTCTACGTTAACCAACGCTGGTTAGGCGGAACTTTAACAAACTTTGCAACAATTCAAAAACGTATACAACGCTTAAAAGATATTGAAAGAATGGCTGAAGACGGCACTTTCGATGTTCTTCCAAAGAAAGAAGTTGTCCAATTAAAGAAAGAGCAAGAGCGTTTAGAAAAATTCCTTGGCGGTATTAAAGAAATGAAACAGCTTCCAGATGCTCTTTTCATCATTGACCCACGCAAAGAGCGCATCGCAGTCGCAGAAGCGCACAAATTAAACATCCCAATCGTAGGTATTGTTGATACAAACTGCGATCCCGATGAAATCGATGTGGTTATCCCTGCAAACGATGATGCTATTCGCGCTGTTAAGCTTTTAACTTCAAAAATCGCAGATGCAATCTTAGAAGCTAAACAAGGTGAAGAAGTAGCAACGGCAGCTGCCGCTGAGTAATGGTAAATGGTTAAAGGTGATAATAGGGAGCACCCTTTATCACCTTTTTTTAAAGAATTCTTAAAACAAAGTTAACATATAATTAAGGAGGATTACTCATTATGGCAATTACTGCACAAATGGTAAAAGAACTTCGCGAAAAAACTGGCGCCGGCATGATGGATTGTAAAAAAGCCCTTCAAGAAACAAACGGTGATATGGAAAAAGCAATCGATTTTCTTCGTGAAAAAGGGATCGCAAAAGCTGCAAAAAAAGCAGACCGTATTGCTGCTGAAGGTATTACATCTATCAAAGTTGAAGGCAATGAGGCAGTCATTCTTGAAGTGAACTCTGAAACTGATTTCGTTGCTAAAAACGAAGGCTTCCAAACACTTGTAAAAGAATTGGCTGACCATCTTCTTAAAAATAAACCTGCTACAGTTGAAGAGGCAGCTGAACAAAAAATGGATAACGGTTCAACTGTTGCAGAACATATAAATGCCGCTGTCGCAAAAATCGGTGAGAAAATCACACTTCGCCGCTTTGAAATCAAAACAAAAACTGACAATGATGCTTTCGGTGCTTACTTGCATATGGGCGGGCGCATCGGTGTTCTAACTGTGTTAGAAGGGACTACTGATGAAGAGGCTGCTAAAGACGTTGCAATGCATATTGCCGCATTAAATCCGAAATACGTTTCTCGCGACCAAGTTTCTCAAGAAGAAGTCGAGCGTGAACGTCAAGTTTTAACACAACAGGCTCTAAATGAAGGAAAACCGGAGAACATCGTTGCAAAAATGGTAGAAGGACGTCTTGGAAAATTTTTCGAAGAAGTCTGTGTTCTTGATCAAGCTTTCGTTAAAAATCCTGACCAAAAAGTACGCCAATTCGTAGAATCAAAAGGCGCAAAAATTCGTGAATTCGTTCGTTACGAAGTTGGAGAAGGCATTGAAAAACGCGAAGAAAACTTCGCAGAAGAAGTTATGAACCAAGTTAAGAAATAAGCCATTAAGCCAGAATTAAACAAAATGATTTATATTCAGGGAACACTTTGTGTTCCCTGTTTTTAAAGCTTGCATGATAGGCTTAAACTACATATGGAGGTTCTTATGAGCAGCCCTAAGTACAAACGCGTAGTATTAAAATTAAGCGGAGAAGCTTTAGCAGGTGATCAAGGTTTCGGCATAAATCCTGCTGTCATTAAATCGGTCGCAGACCAGGTGAAAGAAATAGCTGAATTAGGTGTTGAAGTGGCAGTCGTTGTAGGCGGCGGCAATATTTGGCGCGGGAAAATAGGCAGTGAGATGGGAATGGACAGAGCGACAGCAGATTATATGGGAATGCTGGCAACTGTGATGAATTCCCTTGCATTGCAGGACAGCCTTGAACAATTAGGGATTGAAACTCGTGTCCAAACTTCAATCGAAATGCGCCAAGTGGCAGAACCATATATTCGCAGACGTGCAATTCGCCATCTTGAGAAAAAACGGGTGGTTATTTTCGCTGCTGGTACTGGAAACCCATACTTCTCAACGGATACAACTGCGGCTTTACGGGCAGCCGAAATCGAAGCCGAAGTTATTTTAATGGCGAAAAACAATGTAGATGGGGTATACTCTGCTGATCCACGTGTTGACAAAAATGCAAAAAAATATGATGAACTTTCTTATTTAGATGTTCTAAAAGAGGGACTCGCGGTAATGGATTCAACCGCATCATCATTATGTATGGACAACAATATACCATTAATTGTATTCTCTATTATGGAACAAGGCAATATTAAACGAGCCGTGATGGGCGAAACAATCGGAACAATCGTAAGGGGGAAAAATTAATGCCAAAACAAGTCATTGCAGCTGCCAAAGAAAAAATGACGAAAGCAATTCAAGCATATACACGCGAAATTGCTAGTATTCGTGCAGGCAGAGCGAGCGCTTCTTTATTGGACAGAGTAACCGTTGATTACTATGGAGTGCCTACACCTGTCAATCAATTAGCAGGAATTTCTGTTCCTGAACCTCGCTTGCTTGTCATCCAGCCTTATGATAAATCTATTGTCGGGGAAATCGAAAAGGCTATCTTAAAATCTGATTTGGGATTAAATCCGACAAGTGACGGTTCCCTTATCCGGATTGCTATTCCGCAGCTCACTGAGGAGCGCCGCAAAGAGCTTGTAAAGGTTGTGAAAAAAGAATCAGAAGAAGCTAAAGTCGCGATCAGAAACATCCGCCGCGATGCAAATGATGATCTTAAAAAGCTTGAAAAAGCGGGCGAAATAACAGAAGATGATCTTCGCGGATATTCGGATGATATTCAGAAGCTTACAGATGAACATATTAACAAAATTGATCAAATCACAAAGGATAAAGAAAAGGAAATTTTGGAAGTATAATGATTGCTCGCCGTACGGCGAGCTTTCTTTTTCAAAATAGGAAAAGCGATCATTGTTGTGAAAAAGCTTTTGCTTTCACTTTTTCCTTCATATTTTTTTAGAGATATCTGATTGAATTTTTGGTATGATAAGAGCGTGCAGTTTGAAAAAATTTTTACAAATTCTGCATTTTCCATATTTTTATCGGAGGCTATGATTAACCTGTTTTGGAGGAGCTGTACTATGTTTAACAAAATAAAGCTTTGGAAGAACCAGAATTCCTCTTCCAATCTCCGAGATCGAATAAAAAATATAAAAGAACATCAAGTACCTTCTCATATTGCCATCATTATGGACGGAAACGGCCGCTGGGCAAAAAAAAGAGCATTGCCAAGAGTAGCAGGCCATCATGAGGGTATGAAGGTCGTTCGTAAAATAACAATGCTGGCTAAACAGTTAGGAATTAAGATTTTAACATTGTACGCATTTTCAACGGAAAACTGGAAGCGTCCGAAGAACGAAGTCGAATATTTAATGAAGCTGCCTGAAGAGTTTCTGGACACCTTTTTGCCGGAGCTTGTGAAGGAAAATGTAAAGGTAAATATGATCGGTTATAAGCATAATCTTCCGGAACATACGTTGAGGGCCATTGAAAAAGCGAGCAATGATACAAAGGAAAACGATGGTCTTATATTAAATTTTGCACTCAATTATGGGAGCAGAGCTGAGATTATTGAAGCTGTAAAGAATGTCTTAAAAGATTGCCGAAGTGGAATAATGGATGAAAATGACTTGAACGAGGATGTATTTTCCAATTACTTAATGACTTCCGGACTAGAGGATCCCGATCTCCTAATTAGAACAAGCGGTGAAATTCGGCTGAGCAATTTTATGCTTTGGCAGGTTGCGTATACGGAATTTTGGTTTACGGATGTATTGTGGCCGGATTTTACCGAGGAACATTTAATTGAAGCGATAGAAGTTTTCCAAAACCGCCAGAGGCGCTTCGGGGGGGGGTTTAATCCTCCTTAAATCGGACAAGCGGGGCTTCCATTTCCTTAAATTTAGACGAAGAATATAAAGGTGTTGAATCATTGATGAAGCAAAGAATCATAACAGCAATCACAGCAGCGGCTGTTTTTTTGCCGATTGTTTTTTTTGGAAATATGCCATTTTTAGCTATGATCTACTTATTGGCAACGATCAGCTTATATGAGCTGTTGAAGATGCGCAAACTGAAACTATTTTCAGTTCCAGGAATTATCTCTTTGGCTCTTCTTTGGATATTTTTATTGCCGAATGAGTATTTAAATTTAATTGAAGATCTAAACTATTCCAAGGTAGAAGTTGCGCTATTGGCTGTTTTGCTTTTTCTAACTTATACCGTTGCGACAAAGAACAAGTTTTCATTTGACGATGTTGCCTTTTCAACCATGTCAATCTTGTATATCGGGATTGGGTTTTATTATTTTATTGAAACGCGCGAAGCGGGCTTGACATATGTTTTTTATTCATTGTTTATCGTCTGGGCTACAGATTCAGGTGCTTACTTTATTGGACGGGCTATGGGAAAAAACAAGCTTTGGCCGGAAATCAGCCCGAATAAGACGGTAGAGGGATTTATTGGCGGTATTGTATGTGCCGTTATCGTTGCAGTATTATTTGTGATTTTTACAGATATTGATGCATCAATTATCGAATTGATGATCATCACTGTCTTTTTGTCTATTTTCGGCCAAATTGGCGATCTTGTTGAATCAGCTTTAAAAAGGCATTATGATGTGAAAGATTCCGGCAATATTCTTCCCGGTCATGGCGGCATTTTAGACCGATTTGACAGTCTATTATTTGTTTGGCCGCTTTTGCATTTCTTTCACATGTTGTAAAAAAACCACGTTTTCTTTTGATTGGAATTTTGGATTTAGCAGGAGTTGAATGTATTTGAAGTATGTTAGTTTGTTAGGGGCAACCGGTTCAATTGGTACACAAACATTGGACATAATAAAGGAACATCCTGACCAATTTAAGCTTGCGGCAATGTCTGTCGGCAGGAATCTTGATCTCGCTAGAAAAATCATTAGTGAATTTAAGCCTGAACTTGTTTCAACCCAGGATCAATCTGGTTCAGATATGCTTAGAACAGAATTTCCCGGAATTTTGTTCACTTATGGAGAAGAAGGGTTAACAGAAGTTGCTGTATTCGATAAAACAAATATTCTTGTAAATGCTGTTATGGGCAGTGTCGGTCTATATCCAACATTGCAGGCAATTGAAGCAGGGAAAACAATTGCGATTGCGAATAAAGAGACGCTAGTAACTGCGGGTCATCTCGTCATGGAAGCAGCCCGACGGAAAAAAGTAGCACTTCTCCCGATCGACAGTGAACATTCAGCTATATTCCAGGCTCTTCAAGGAGAAAAAGAAAAAAACATTGAAAAAATTATTTTAACAGCTTCAGGAGGAAGTTTTCGGGACAAAACCCGTGACGAACTAATGAATGTTACTGTAGAAGAAGCCCTGAACCATCCTAATTGGTCGATGGGAGCGAAAATTACGATCGATTCAGCAACAATGATGAACAAGGGCCTTGAAGTGATTGAAGCTCACTGGCTCTTTTCAATGCCATATGACCGAATTCAAGTGCTTTTACATAAGGAAAGTATTATTCATTCAATGGTGGAGTTCCATGACAGCAGCATCATTGCCCAGCTTGGAACTCCGGATATGAGGGTGCCGATTCAATTTGCGTTAACATACCCGGACAGACTGCCGCTTACATCTGCCAGCAAGCTAAATCTTGCACAAATTGGCAAGCTCCATTTTGCTGAGATGGATTTTGACCGTTTTCGCTGTTTAAAGTTTGCATATGAAGCCGGAAAAGCGGGAGGAACGATGCCGACAGTCTTAAATGCCGCAAACGAAGAAGCGGTGGCAGCTTTTCTAAAAGGGGAAATTTCCTTCCTGCAAATCGAAGATTTAATCGAAAAAGCAATCAGCAAGCATCAAATCATTGCACATCCTGATCTTGAAACGATTCAAACAGTTGATAAAGAAACAAGAAGCTTTGTTAAAGGTTTATATTGACTAGTTTCACATAGAATGTAATAAAGAGTGCAATCGGACTTGATTCATACTTGGCTTCAAGCAATATATTTGGTACTCTTTAGCCAAGAAATATATTTGATGCAAAAAACACGAAAAAAATCTGACAGTCTAAAAGGTGGTTATACGTTTGAGTACAGTGTTAGCCTTTATTATCATATTTGGCGCCCTTGTTTTTTTTCATGAATTAGGACATTTTGTTTTTGCTAAAAGAGCGGGTATTTTATGCCGTGAGTTTGCAATCGGTTTTGGCCCGAAAGTATTTTCCTATAAAAAAGGGGAAACTACTTATACGATACGGCTTTTGCCAATAGGCGGATTTGTCCGGATGGCAGGAGAAGACCCTGAAATGGTGGAAATTAAGCCCGGGTACAGAATTGGTTTACTGTTTGACAAAGCCGAAAAAGTAGACAAAATTATTTTAAATAATAAAGAAAAATATCCTGATGCAAGGATTGTAGAAGTAGAGTATGCAGACATTGAACACGAACTTGTCATTAAAGGATATGCGGATGATGAAGATGACGTTCTTCGTACGTTTTCTGTCAATCCTGATGCAACAGTCGTAGAAAATGGCGCAGAAACTCAAATTGCTCCATATAACCGTCAGTTTGCTTCAAAGACACTCGGCCAAAGAGCGATGGCCATATTTGCAGGTCCAATGATGAACTTCATCCTGGCATTTGTGGTCTTTGTTATTATTGCACTTTTACAGGGAGTACCTTCTATGGAACCTGTTCTTGGAAAATTGACTCCGGATGGTGCTGCCTATGAGGCAGGTTTAAAAGAAGGAGATAAGGTTGTAAGCATTAATGGTTCAGAAATTTCAACCTGGACAGATGTGGTGGAAATCATTCGCAAAAATCCAGGCGAAGAACTTAACTTTACGATTGAACGCAATGGAAAAACAATGGAAATAAAAGTTACACCGAAAGTTCAAGAAGCAGAAGGGAAAAAAATCGGTTTAATTGGGGTTTATAGTCCTGTTGAAAAATCACCGTTAAAAGCACTCACTTACGGAGCAAAAGAAACATATTTTTGGACAAAAGAGATTTTCGTAATGCTTGGCAAGTTAGTGACAGGGCAGTTTTCGATTGATTCCCTTTCTGGACCGGTCGGCATTTATGTCTCAACCGATACCGTTGCAAAATCAGGGATTTATTATTTAATGAAATGGGCATCAATTTTAAGCATAAACCTTGGGATCATGAATTTGCTTCCAATACCGGCCTTAGATGGCGGAAGACTATTGTTTTTTGCTGTTGAAGCTGTCAGGGGGAAACCGATTGACCGCCAAAAAGAGGGAATGGTTCATTTTATCGGGTTTGCACTGCTTATGCTATTGATGCTCGTAGTAACATGGAACGATATTCAACGCTTTTTTCTTTAACTCATAAAAAATTTATACTTTGCTTAATGCCTCCGGCCATCGTGCACGGAGGCCCATTGGGATTTAAATAAATGGGGTGTATGATATGAAACAGAGTATGACGCTAATTCCGACATTAAGAGAAGTACCTGCAGATGCAGAAATAAAAAGCCATCAGCTATTATTAAGAGCCGGTTTTATACGGCAAAATGCCAGCGGTGTTTACAGCTATTTGCCTTTAGGGCGAAAAGTTCTGCAAAAAATTGAGGAAATTATTCGTGAAGAAATGGATAATGCTGGAGCAGTCGAATTGTTAATGCCAGCATTGCAGCAAGCGGAACTTTGGCAAGAATCAGGACGTTGGTATACATATGGGCCGGAATTGATGCGGCTAAAAGATCGCCATGAAAGAGAATTCGCTCTTGGTGCAACACATGAAGAAGTGATTACAAGCCTTGTTCGTGATGAAGTAAAATCTTATAAACGTCTTCCACTCACTCTCTATCAGATTCAAACGAAGTTTCGTGATGAAAAGCGTCCGCGTTTCGGGCTTTTGCGAGGAAGAGAGTTTGTCATGAAGGATGCCTATTCCTTTCATTCATCAAAGGAAAGCCTTGACGAAGTATACGAAAAAATATTCCAAGCATATTCAAATATTTTTAGAAGATGCGGACTTAATTTTCGTGCGGTTATTGCTGATTCAGGAGCTATGGGTGGAAAAGATACGCATGAGTTTATGGTGTTATCAGATGTTGGAGAAGATACAATTGCTTACTCTGATACTTCGGACTATGCAGCCAACATTGAAATGGCACCTGTCGTTGTCAAATATGAAAAAGACAATGAGCCAATGAAAGAACTGGAAAAAGTAAAAACAGAAAATCAAAAAACGATAGAAGAAGTATCTGCTTATCTGAATGTAGATAAGAAAAAGTGCATTAAATCATTGCTTTTCAAAGTGGATGAATCATATGTGCTCGTTCTCGTTCGCGGTGACCACGAAGTTAATGATATTAAACTGAAAAATCTATTTGAAGCAAGTACTGCAGATCTGGTTGATGCTGAAGAAACGAAGAAAATTCTTGGCGTAAGTGTTGGATCAATCGGCCCGATTCATGTAAACAATGTTGAAATTGTCGCAGACTTTGCGGTTGAAGCGATCACAAACGGTGTATGCGGTGCCAATGAAGAACATTTCCACTACATAAATGTGAACCCTGGCCGAGATTTTAAAGTGGCACGGTATGCAGACCTCCGGTTTATTCAAGAAGGGGATCCCTCACCGGATGGACAAGGAAAGATTCTTTTTGCGAAAGGAATCGAAGTTGGACATGTCTTTAAGCTCGGAACCCGTTACAGTGAAGCGATGAATGCCGTATATTTAGATGAAAACGGCAAATCACAGCCAATGATCATGGGTTGTTACGGAATAGGAGTTTCTCGGACTTTGGCAGCTGTCGCTGAACAGTTTAACGACGAAAAAGGACTTGTTTGGCCTGCAAATATTGCACCGTTTCATGTACATGTTATTGCTGTAAATATGAAGGATGAAGCACAAACTTCACTTGCAGAGGAAATTTACACAGAATTGCAAAGAAATCGTTATGAAGTTTTACTAGATGACCGTCATGAAAGACCTGGCGTGAAATTTGCAGATGCAGATCTTATTGGCATTCCTGTCCGAGTTACAGTCGGTAAGAAAGCCAGTGAAGGGATCGTTGAAGTAAAAGTGCGCAAAACAGGCGAAATGCAAGAGATTCACAAAGATGATTTGTTGCCTGCACTAGCTGACATATTAAAAAATTTATGATGATAGAGGCTGTCTCATAAGGGTCTGACCCCATGTGTATTTATCAATATATATGGGGTCTGACCCTTAGGCTTTTTAGACAGTCTCTTTTTCCTGAATCATACAGATTACCAGCACTGATGGAAGTTTTACTTTGTGTTATAATTACCTATTGAGTCAGATAAAAGGTTTAATTTTGATTGATAGGAGAGAGAAAGATGAGCGATAAAGCTTCTGGCAAGAAAGAGCGATTCCAACTCTTGCTCCAGCAGCTGCAGTTGACGGAAGACGCGGTTGTACAGCATTTTTATAATGCTGAAATCGAAAAAGTCACGATTGAAAAGAAAGCCAAAAAGTGGCATTTTTATTTTCAGTTTGAAAAGATTATCCCCTGCAGTGTTTTTCGCCGTTTTACCGCTCAGCTGGATAAAGCATTCTCACATATTGCCAATATTTCATATTCCATAAAAGTTGCTAATCAAGAGTTTACAGACGAGCTCATCATTGATTATTGGAAAAGCTGTATTCAAGATATTGACGGGATATCGCCGCCGCTTTTAAAACTGCTAAACGAACAAATTCCAAAGGTTCAAGGAAATAAAATCGTTATACAAGCAAGAAATGAAGCTGAAGGGCTTGCGATTAAAAAGAAATATGCCGGAATTATCACGAATATTTATCAGTCATTCGGATTTCCCAACCTCACACTAGAAATCGAAATTTCTAGTGAATCCTCCAATGAAGAATATAAGCAGTTTCTGCTTGCCAAAGAAAAAGAAGATCAGGAAAGAAATCTTCAAGCTCTCGTTGAAATGCAGAAAAAGGAAGCTGAAAAAGAAAAGGGAATCGAGTCTGAAAATGGTCCGCTAATGATCGGCTTGACAATTAAAGACGATTCCGATTTTAGAAAACTCGAAGAAATCGTTGAAGAAGAGCGCAGAGTTGCGATTGAAGGGTATGTGTTTGAGGCGGAAACGAAAGAGCTAAAAAGTGGTAGAACTCTATTAACCTTCAAAATTACGGATTATACAAGCTCGATCTTAGTCAAAATGTTTTCCAGGGATAAAGAAGATGCAGAAAAGTTTCAGCGCGTGAAAAAGGGAATGTGGCTGAAAGTCAGGGGCAGTATTCAAAACGATACATTTGTCAGGGATCTTGTAATGATCGGAAACGATATAAACGAAATTAAACCGATTGAAAGAAAAGACACCGCACCTGAAGGGGAAAAACGAGTCGAACTCCATTTGCATACGCCGATGAGCCAAATGGATGCCGTCACATCTGTAAGCACGTT from Bacillus methanolicus MGA3 includes the following:
- a CDS encoding isoprenyl transferase gives rise to the protein MFNKIKLWKNQNSSSNLRDRIKNIKEHQVPSHIAIIMDGNGRWAKKRALPRVAGHHEGMKVVRKITMLAKQLGIKILTLYAFSTENWKRPKNEVEYLMKLPEEFLDTFLPELVKENVKVNMIGYKHNLPEHTLRAIEKASNDTKENDGLILNFALNYGSRAEIIEAVKNVLKDCRSGIMDENDLNEDVFSNYLMTSGLEDPDLLIRTSGEIRLSNFMLWQVAYTEFWFTDVLWPDFTEEHLIEAIEVFQNRQRRFGGGFNPP
- a CDS encoding phosphatidate cytidylyltransferase, whose amino-acid sequence is MKQRIITAITAAAVFLPIVFFGNMPFLAMIYLLATISLYELLKMRKLKLFSVPGIISLALLWIFLLPNEYLNLIEDLNYSKVEVALLAVLLFLTYTVATKNKFSFDDVAFSTMSILYIGIGFYYFIETREAGLTYVFYSLFIVWATDSGAYFIGRAMGKNKLWPEISPNKTVEGFIGGIVCAVIVAVLFVIFTDIDASIIELMIITVFLSIFGQIGDLVESALKRHYDVKDSGNILPGHGGILDRFDSLLFVWPLLHFFHML
- the dxr gene encoding 1-deoxy-D-xylulose-5-phosphate reductoisomerase, with translation MKYVSLLGATGSIGTQTLDIIKEHPDQFKLAAMSVGRNLDLARKIISEFKPELVSTQDQSGSDMLRTEFPGILFTYGEEGLTEVAVFDKTNILVNAVMGSVGLYPTLQAIEAGKTIAIANKETLVTAGHLVMEAARRKKVALLPIDSEHSAIFQALQGEKEKNIEKIILTASGGSFRDKTRDELMNVTVEEALNHPNWSMGAKITIDSATMMNKGLEVIEAHWLFSMPYDRIQVLLHKESIIHSMVEFHDSSIIAQLGTPDMRVPIQFALTYPDRLPLTSASKLNLAQIGKLHFAEMDFDRFRCLKFAYEAGKAGGTMPTVLNAANEEAVAAFLKGEISFLQIEDLIEKAISKHQIIAHPDLETIQTVDKETRSFVKGLY
- the rseP gene encoding RIP metalloprotease RseP, encoding MSTVLAFIIIFGALVFFHELGHFVFAKRAGILCREFAIGFGPKVFSYKKGETTYTIRLLPIGGFVRMAGEDPEMVEIKPGYRIGLLFDKAEKVDKIILNNKEKYPDARIVEVEYADIEHELVIKGYADDEDDVLRTFSVNPDATVVENGAETQIAPYNRQFASKTLGQRAMAIFAGPMMNFILAFVVFVIIALLQGVPSMEPVLGKLTPDGAAYEAGLKEGDKVVSINGSEISTWTDVVEIIRKNPGEELNFTIERNGKTMEIKVTPKVQEAEGKKIGLIGVYSPVEKSPLKALTYGAKETYFWTKEIFVMLGKLVTGQFSIDSLSGPVGIYVSTDTVAKSGIYYLMKWASILSINLGIMNLLPIPALDGGRLLFFAVEAVRGKPIDRQKEGMVHFIGFALLMLLMLVVTWNDIQRFFL
- a CDS encoding proline--tRNA ligase produces the protein MKQSMTLIPTLREVPADAEIKSHQLLLRAGFIRQNASGVYSYLPLGRKVLQKIEEIIREEMDNAGAVELLMPALQQAELWQESGRWYTYGPELMRLKDRHEREFALGATHEEVITSLVRDEVKSYKRLPLTLYQIQTKFRDEKRPRFGLLRGREFVMKDAYSFHSSKESLDEVYEKIFQAYSNIFRRCGLNFRAVIADSGAMGGKDTHEFMVLSDVGEDTIAYSDTSDYAANIEMAPVVVKYEKDNEPMKELEKVKTENQKTIEEVSAYLNVDKKKCIKSLLFKVDESYVLVLVRGDHEVNDIKLKNLFEASTADLVDAEETKKILGVSVGSIGPIHVNNVEIVADFAVEAITNGVCGANEEHFHYINVNPGRDFKVARYADLRFIQEGDPSPDGQGKILFAKGIEVGHVFKLGTRYSEAMNAVYLDENGKSQPMIMGCYGIGVSRTLAAVAEQFNDEKGLVWPANIAPFHVHVIAVNMKDEAQTSLAEEIYTELQRNRYEVLLDDRHERPGVKFADADLIGIPVRVTVGKKASEGIVEVKVRKTGEMQEIHKDDLLPALADILKNL